One segment of Corynebacterium atrinae DNA contains the following:
- a CDS encoding septum formation initiator family protein, which produces MAEQSRNRSRHTVPVVSRDSADRPRRRPRLPKVRLNMAEIAVLVVVTILILITIAVPLRNYYQGRSEIARLNESIAAKQREKDELLAEIDKYQDEAYIKEQARTRLGLIEPGETAFRIIDPRMDQEHTVTTSHEELEADRTWYVTLWDSVATPPADDPGGVLVEE; this is translated from the coding sequence ATGGCAGAGCAGAGCAGGAATCGCAGTCGGCACACGGTGCCGGTGGTTTCTCGCGATTCCGCGGACCGCCCGCGGCGGCGTCCCCGCCTGCCCAAGGTGCGCCTCAATATGGCGGAGATCGCGGTGTTGGTGGTGGTCACGATCCTCATTCTCATCACCATTGCCGTGCCTCTGCGTAATTATTATCAAGGGCGCTCGGAGATTGCTCGCCTCAATGAGTCGATTGCAGCGAAGCAGCGGGAGAAGGACGAGTTGCTCGCGGAGATCGATAAGTACCAGGACGAGGCGTATATCAAGGAGCAGGCCCGTACCCGGCTTGGTCTCATCGAGCCGGGGGAGACCGCCTTCCGGATTATTGATCCCCGCATGGATCAGGAGCACACCGTCACCACCTCCCACGAGGAGTTGGAAGCCGACCGTACTTGGTATGTGACCTTGTGGGACTCGGTGGCTACGCCGCCCGCAGACGACCCCGGAGGGGTCCTCGTGGAAGAATGA
- a CDS encoding DUF501 domain-containing protein, translated as MSVNEADLAAVAKQLGREPRGVVDIAYRSPDGTPGVVKTAPKLPDGTPFPTLYYLTDPRLTAEASRLEVAQVMKWMEARLAEDADLQADYRAAHEHYLETRNAMEDLGTAFSGGGMPERVKCLHVLIAYALAEGPERVRFGTEAVALAADRGLRGTAIPADWPTCEQLGFAADQFDEAAQ; from the coding sequence ATGAGTGTGAACGAAGCAGATCTCGCGGCCGTCGCAAAGCAGTTGGGACGGGAACCCCGCGGTGTGGTGGACATTGCCTACCGGAGCCCGGACGGGACGCCGGGTGTGGTGAAGACTGCCCCGAAACTGCCTGATGGCACCCCTTTTCCTACTCTGTATTACTTGACTGACCCGCGCCTGACGGCGGAGGCTTCGCGCCTGGAGGTGGCGCAGGTAATGAAGTGGATGGAGGCGCGGTTGGCTGAGGATGCGGACCTGCAGGCGGACTACCGGGCCGCCCACGAGCACTACCTGGAGACTCGCAACGCGATGGAGGACCTGGGGACGGCGTTCTCCGGCGGCGGGATGCCGGAGCGCGTCAAGTGCCTGCATGTCCTCATTGCCTATGCGCTGGCGGAGGGGCCGGAACGGGTGCGCTTTGGCACCGAGGCCGTCGCCCTCGCCGCTGACCGTGGGCTGAGAGGGACGGCGATCCCCGCTGACTGGCCGACCTGCGAGCAGCTGGGTTTTGCTGCTGACCAGTTCGACGAGGCTGCCCAGTGA